TAGATTGAGTGATGAAAATGATGGAACTGCAAGTAGAAATATAGATCTTCCAAATGGCGGTTTGGCTTATGTAATTGGAAATATTATTGAACAAGGACCTATAAGCGAAAATTCTAATTTGATTGGATATGGTCTAGAAGGTCTTACAAACAACGAACCACATGAATTAATTGTTGTAAATAATACTTTTATAAATAATAAAGGAACTGGAAATTATTTTCAATTAAAGTTTGGAACAATCCATTTTGAATGTATAAATAATATTTTAGCTGGAGGAGGTAATTTTTTTGGAGCAGATCTTCCAGCACTATTAGATTCATCAAATAATATAATTTCAAAAGATATAAATAGTTTACAGTTTTCAAATTCAATTAAATTTAATTTCTCTCTTTTACAATCTTCACCAGCCAATCAAAAAGGAAGAAACTTAAAAGATACTTTGACAAAACCAGAATTTGAATATGTACATCCATCTAAATTTGTCAAAAGAAATATTATAGATTTTGTTTCTATTGGTGCTTATGAAGTTTCTTCAACAACAAGTTTTATAGAAATAAATTTAATTCAAAACTTGTTTCTCCAAATAAGATAAAGTTATAAATTATAAGATATGTTAATAAATTCTGATAGATCTTTATTTTTTTCAAAAGGAGATATTAATGATAAAAGGCTTGGAGATATTGTTTGTAAAAATGTTGATGAAATTACCAGTGAAACAAAAATTGCTATTATAGGATGTCCTCAAGATATAGGAGTAAAGCGTAACGGAGGAAGAATTGGTTCGTCAAAAGCTCCTTTTGAAATCAGAAAATCATTTTACAAACTAACTCCATTCGATGTTGAAACTGAGTTGTCTATACCCGAAGGACTGATAGTTGATTTCGGGAATATTGATGTAACTGGTTCATTAGAAAAAATACATGAAAGGTTGCAAAATAGTGTTGAATTTGCCATATCAAAAAATTTAACTCCAATAATTATCGGTGGTGGACATGATATAACTTACCCAAGTTGCAAAGGTATATCGAATAAATTTGAAAATGTTAGTATAATTAATTTTGATCCACACTTAGATGCAAGACCTTGCAACCCTTTAAGAAATTCTGGAACATCATTTAGAATGTTGATAGAAGAGGGAATAATAAATCCAAAAAATGTTATTGAGTTTGGAATTCAATCTGGAGTTAATTCAGAAAATCAATATAGATGGATGAAGGAACAAGGAGTTAATTTATTTACACTACCAAGAATTAGAAAAGGTGGATTTGATAATACATTATCAGAAGCATTGGAAATTGCATTATCAACTAATGCATTATATACAACTATAGACATTGATTCTATAATGTCAGCTTTTGCACCAGGAGTTTCTGCTTCAGCAACTGATGGTTTTACTCCCAATGAAATTTTAGGATTATCAAGAGAACTAGGTTCGCAAAGAAAAGTAATATGTCTTGATATTGCAGAGGTTAATTTAGTATATGAATCTGACTTGAGAACATCACGGCTTGCTTCTCAGATAATTCTACATTTTGTTTTTGGTTATCTTGAAAGAGATTTTCTGCAGAATACCATTTAACATAACCAGAAAAAAATCTTTTTTCATAATCAACAACCCCAACTCCTTTGCGTTCCACAGCTAGTAAAGGAATCTGATGTTCACGACAAAAATTCTCAAGTTTTAACAATTCAATTTCTATCTCATTTGGGTTTTCTTGTTTATTATAAAACCTAAACATTCCTAATTCAATTTTATTTGGCATAGAAAACATAGGATCTAAATAAACTTTACCACCATTTATCTTAGTCTTAATTAGAGTTTTACATAAGCTGTTTTGATCAATACAACTTGTGTCAATTTTAATTTTACCAATTGGAAAATCAATTCTATTAATATTTGGATTTATTAAAAATGCAATACGTTTTGATTGATAAAAATCAGCAGTAAGAACAACATCTTTTGAATTTAATTTATTTAGATATTCTTTATTAATCCAATAAACACAATTATCTGTTGTAAAATATTTAGTTATTGCAGGAGTATTTGCAATAAATAATAAAGCTATTGAAAGTGTTGTGATTTTTCTAATTTTCAATGAACTGGATTCTTTCAAATTATCACCAATAATTAAAATTCCGAAATATGGAATTAACCACATCCAAAATTCATTTGAAACTGCCTCCCATAAACCAAACAAAATAATACTTGATACAAACCATACACCTAAAATAACTCCTGTAAGGGTCCAATTTACGCCATTCCTTTTATTCTGATTTCTTCTTTGAATTGTAAGCCAAACATAAATACAACCAACGCAAACAGAGCAAATTATTAAAAAAATAATTAATTCTTGAGGAAGATTCCTAATTAAAAATCTATCATCTAATGTTAATCTATATGGAAATAATTTTGCTGAGAGTTCATTTACAAAATCGAATGAAAGTATGTATTCACTAAAGAAAATAGTTCTTAGAATACCAATAACAATATAAAGTGGAGTTTTTAATTGGGGGACATCTTCTGGAAATCTTAACATGAAAGAAGTGTATCCTCTAATAAATTGTATAAAACTTGATTGATGACTTATTAAGAAAGCTGTATAATACATTGCTATTCCTAAAAATGATGAAATCAAGCCATATTTTAATGCTCTGTTAAGTCTTAATTTAAAACTAAGATATATACCATTATCATTTTTTACAACAATAATTCCAATAAGAATAGCTAAACCAATAAAGCTATAACCTTGATGATTTAATGAAGCAAAAAGGGTATAAAAAATAGATATAAATAAATGAAGATTTTTGTTTGAATTTCTAAACTTTACTGCATAGTACATAGAAGCCATGGCAAATGACGTGCCAGCAATATAAAAATCTGATATTATAGAATAGCTCCACCAACAGAACGTAAATGCAACAGTTAACATTGCGCCATAAGCTGCATAAACACTAGTTGTGCGAGAATAAGTAATTTTACCTATAAAAAATAGTCCTAAAGCACTAGTACACGATACGTAAAATTTAGTGAAAGAAAGTGCACCTTGAAAATCATTAATATGAGCTATTTTTGTAAACCAATGTAGAACATATAATATTAA
Above is a window of Chlorobiota bacterium DNA encoding:
- a CDS encoding formimidoylglutamase, which codes for MLINSDRSLFFSKGDINDKRLGDIVCKNVDEITSETKIAIIGCPQDIGVKRNGGRIGSSKAPFEIRKSFYKLTPFDVETELSIPEGLIVDFGNIDVTGSLEKIHERLQNSVEFAISKNLTPIIIGGGHDITYPSCKGISNKFENVSIINFDPHLDARPCNPLRNSGTSFRMLIEEGIINPKNVIEFGIQSGVNSENQYRWMKEQGVNLFTLPRIRKGGFDNTLSEALEIALSTNALYTTIDIDSIMSAFAPGVSASATDGFTPNEILGLSRELGSQRKVICLDIAEVNLVYESDLRTSRLASQIILHFVFGYLERDFLQNTI